TTTCAATAAACTACCCACAGCTGGGAGACTGCCTTCCCCCCtttcttgaaacaaaacaaagaatattCTATAAAGGTGAAACTTTTAGAATCCTTCATTCAAGATTCAAATGTAATGAAGTCTGAAATTCAGAGAAAGATTGTTCTTGATTTTGCActgaataaaatgcatttagaaGTCTTCTGTTAACTTCTCTCTCAAAGTCTTACCTTTTGGGTCATTGTGAGTTAACAGCTGTATGTCAAACTGCTTCGCAAATGCTGTGAGATCAGGTGGCATCACACAACAGGAAGCTAGATTCACCTGATTACTACTTGGTTTCACCTGAAATTAACAGAATACCtttataagaagaaaaatattaatgtaattattttagTTGTTTCCCTCATCTCTATTAGAACAGAAATTTTGCTTTGAATGATTTGTGTTTGGCCACAAAGCCCAAAACCAGAATAGGATCTAACTTCAGGTGCTCCCACAGCAAGACACGTACTAACACTTTCTGGCTTCTCATTTGCTGTGCTCCCTGAACAGCAGCAGGTCATAGAGAAAAGATCATAGAGgtgttattttgaaaaacacttaaaaaaaatgactaATTTTTGTTAAGGATATATAATTTACAGTCTTCCATGCCTTTAGTTAAGTGCCTGGATCAGAGCAAATTAAAAGGGACTCAGCACTGACTCTCTACTCATCCATGCTGCATCCATGATTACCATGCAGGTGGTCATTAATCCCCtcaattttccttctctcagtgTACACAAGCTTCAGGAGCACACTCTAAGCAGGACCTCTTGCACAGATTCAGTATGCTCACATACCACAAAAGGAATGTCATAAGAGGAGTATTTGAAGTGCTAATAAGGAAACAGTAAATGCACAAGCACACATGTATACATGGGTGTATACTAGTGTAGACCCCTAACACTAAATTATGAGAGACAATTCAACACCTCGGACAACAAAACTGTTGTGCCACTTGATTCACAGCCTTTCTCTTCACATTTAAGCTTAGCACTCAAACAGcattttccaaagggaaaattCCACCATTCACAGCACAGATTGAACTGAAAACAGCTATGTTTTCACAGTCACTGGAATAAAACTGAACACTTAGGAGTACTCTTTACACTCCTTTTTAAACatagaagcatttaaaaattaaattataactACTTCAAATAATCTGCTACAGAAAAGACACCTTACATAGACAGCTTTTGCTTGCCTATATGTAAGAACATCAAGCAACAATCACACAGAGCTTCTCCCACCTTGAACAACTTTGTGACCATCCATAATATGCTGAAAATAACAGCAGTAATCAATATATAGCATATAAACCTATTTATAACAGAACTTTGTAACTGTGACAGCCAACGGAACAGTTACTCAACACTAGAAATGCTACAAGTAGGAAGTTTGTTCTCACCTGTGCCCACAGATACAGCTGCTCCAAAAGTGTTTTATCTAGGTCAGAGGTACCTATGGCAACAATCTTACTGTTTTGAACTAGATTTTCAAGTTCTTTCCAATAAGGCTGCAAATACTCCAAGGAGAGGCTAGTTCCCTCTTCAACGGGAGGTGGGGCAATAATGACTGAGTCTAACTGAGCAACTCCAAGGGCAGAACATGCTGagggaaaaagaacagagagaCTGCAAAAATCTCTTGTGATATACAAAGATCAGTAGCATGACTTCAATTCAGCCAAACACAGAGCTCCGAAGTCCCTCTGCTAGCTTGTCATTCATCATTTGAAACTGAGGGTATCAGCAGTCAAGGATAGTAACACAATGTTTTTATAAACATACAGCTGAAGTTCAAGTTTCAACtgtaagggaaaaaacccaaaacccatcaaaaacaccaccaccaaacaAAATGTGCAACCTTTActccttttcaatttttttcagtagtatGTCACAGCTGTCTCCCGGGGAAAATTGTGTTTTGAAAATTCTGTGTGAGACAGCTGTGACATACAATTCTTGATTCCTTCAGTCTCCACTTCTTCCAAAATTTCGAAACTTTCTCCTGGAATTGTAAACCAAGTTCAGGGCACAGACTAGGAGAATGATATGATATATATGATAATATAGATTAAAAGCACACCAAATAGAGATATTTACATTTACATAGAAAGAAGTGGCAAGTCTTGGAGCATCACTGAGCTTTAGGAAAGATGAAAGTCATGAGGCCTCTTCTGTacaacaaaagaataaaactaagtcactaaataaattattttcttctggagatGGATtctataaatgtatttttaacaaatacatTTGTTAAATGTacaatttaaataataatttaaataataatttaaataataaaaaattaaatctacaACTTGCAGTAGAGAGCCTATTAACTGGGGTACCAATATAAAAGAATGGCAACCCCTTAGGCTCAACTTGCTTCATACAGTACTGTGCTGCCCAGAATTACTGCTGTGTTGGGATAACAAAACTTATCACTAGAGCCACTgtattattttcaataaaactTTACTATTTCATCTGCTGCTTGCAATTTTGTCTTAGTTCCAAAATAACCTCTGAAATACTGCAGTTACTAGCAAAGTCCATCCTGTTAAAAACTGGTAACCAACAAGTGTTAAGAACTATTCCACTACTTTTACTAAAACATCACATGCTAATTACTGTTCAACAAGTTTtatgagaaagaataaaaacttGCTTCTCCTTGGAGAAAGGAATCAGATTTGAGCTTGTGGACCCAAGCAGTCCCCATTTAATAAGTTTACTAACTGAACTAACATGGAAGTAGACTTGATCACCTAAGTCCCCCTTCAGAGACAAGCAGGATATGCTCGTGACAGCCACTGAATACACCTCTTTGATGGAAAAGGTTCTACATTTATTTCCAAACACCgaagcaaaaaagaaaccctAACACAAGTTTGAGTTTCACACTTACCCATGTCAACTGCATCTCTGATTGATGAAGAGTTTGATCCAACGATGAAAAGTTTCGCTATTTTCAAAGAAACTGGAATCAATAACTAAACAGGCCAGctattattaaatatatagtTATTTACTTTTGCTATATGCACTACTCACGAGTTCTTGGGTAAAGGATTCTTAGCATATACACCAGTTACTTCAAAAATTGGAGAAAAACACCTTCTGAAAGGTGACTGCCCAATAAAAACACTGTTCTCTTAGAATTCAAAGCTGTTGTGCagtcagaacaaaaaaatcatccagttaGATGATGTAATAAGCTGTAAAGCTGGCTTTAAACATCAAGACACTAAGCAGTAACCTTAACCTgtataaaaaccccaaacataacAGTACAAACAGACCTCTTCACAACTTACTGAGACTCAAAATGTACTAGTGTTAGTTTGGACTGCCTCCTTCAAGTTCATCATATTCAACCTggaaaaattatgcaaataaaCATGCTTCCAATGGCATTTCTTGATTGTAGTATTATCTTCAATATTTTGCTCACAGAATACATTTAAAATGGGGGATGCAAGTTTAAATAGGAAAATGCCAAGTTGCTTTAAAACCTGAAATACTAGTTCTAGTCTTAGATTACACATGACAGTGTAATCATCAGTATGCATTGATGTCATTTCACTTTGCCATTACAAAATATACAAGTATAAACATCATCTTAATAACTGCATATGAAACCTTCCTATGCCACCAGATTTTTGACAATATTCTTACCTGATACTTTCAGCTCATCCCTTTcttcaggatttattttttctattgcttGAGCTACTGCACATTCCAGAACCTCCAGTATTTCCTATAGTAAGTACACCAGACTTAGGAACAACTCATCAAGAAGAGATAGCAAGTTTCTGAGGAATGTTcttaagtaattaaaaatattcccaaaCTTAAAAGCATTATGGCAGTTAGAAATAAAAACGGTATAAAAAtgcagcaacagaaagaaaccaaaagctTCTTGATCTCCAAGGGGTGGGGAGACAAGAAAATTAAGCTATATCTAATAGCCCCTATATCTAATATCTAGGGGCTACATCTAATAAGCCcctagcattaaaaaaaatttaaaaatcatgaaTGACTGCTAAGTATTACAAGAGTAAGATTTAGTAGTGCTCTGATTTCTGATGGATGTGCAAATTCAAACTGCCttgctttaaaaagagacaaaaaaacagatttaaagaaaacatcagaaTTAAGGGAACCTCCTTTATAGAAGTGTTTCGTAATTTCAGTGAAGTCTAGGatg
The genomic region above belongs to Heliangelus exortis chromosome 8, bHelExo1.hap1, whole genome shotgun sequence and contains:
- the GCLM gene encoding glutamate--cysteine ligase regulatory subunit, translated to MGTDGARARLERAATLTLQTGNLLNWGCLRKKCPATPGEEVRDCIQKTLTEWSSKIGQDLNQEILEVLECAVAQAIEKINPEERDELKVSAKLFIVGSNSSSIRDAVDMACSALGVAQLDSVIIAPPPVEEGTSLSLEYLQPYWKELENLVQNSKIVAIGTSDLDKTLLEQLYLWAQVKPSSNQVNLASCCVMPPDLTAFAKQFDIQLLTHNDPKELLCEASFQEVLQESIQSTKAHEWIPLWILRYSVIVKSRGIIKSKGYIMQAKRNAS